From a region of the Chloroflexota bacterium genome:
- a CDS encoding rhodanese-like domain-containing protein gives MRLSMKRLVLAILLTTTIVLGGCGGASAPVADAPVVQPVQLELAANIDAATVDEIRGRDDVFIVDVREDYEYADGHIPGAVLIPLGQLPNRLSELPEDKTIVAVCRSGNRSGQATQFLNQQGFDIHNMQGGMNSWKQAGLEIEQ, from the coding sequence ATGCGACTATCTATGAAAAGACTCGTTCTGGCTATCCTTCTGACTACCACCATTGTGCTTGGCGGCTGCGGCGGTGCGTCAGCACCGGTAGCCGATGCTCCGGTGGTGCAGCCGGTGCAACTCGAGTTGGCGGCCAATATCGACGCGGCCACCGTTGACGAGATTCGTGGGCGCGATGATGTGTTCATTGTGGATGTTCGAGAGGATTACGAGTACGCTGACGGTCATATTCCGGGTGCTGTGTTGATACCGCTGGGTCAGCTTCCCAACCGGTTGAGCGAGCTTCCCGAGGATAAGACCATCGTCGCGGTCTGCCGCAGCGGCAACCGTAGTGGACAGGCAACCCAGTTCCTGAACCAACAGGGATTTGACATTCACAATATGCAGGGTGGCATGAATTCCTGGAAGCAGGCCGGGCTGGAGATTGAGCAGTAA
- a CDS encoding YtxH domain-containing protein, translating to MADQDHGPFAFLTGLLVGAAAGVAVALMSTPRSGEETIELVRERGIQLKMRAEELGNQTLQMASEQFNKTQESIYSFETEVLERSWDVEEQTQTELQKAIDRMDEEEIPLKTPMTDREPDGTS from the coding sequence ATGGCTGATCAAGACCACGGACCATTTGCTTTCCTCACGGGTTTGCTGGTCGGTGCGGCCGCTGGTGTCGCGGTTGCCCTGATGTCGACCCCCCGCTCTGGGGAAGAGACGATCGAACTGGTCCGAGAGCGCGGCATACAGCTCAAAATGCGTGCCGAGGAGTTGGGAAACCAGACTCTGCAGATGGCGTCTGAGCAATTCAACAAGACTCAGGAGAGCATATACTCCTTTGAGACGGAGGTGCTTGAGCGGAGTTGGGATGTCGAGGAACAGACTCAGACTGAGCTACAGAAGGCCATAGACAGAATGGATGAAGAAGAGATTCCCCTGAAAACACCGATGACCGACCGGGAACCCGACGGGACATCCTAG